In a genomic window of Nocardia fluminea:
- a CDS encoding DNA recombination protein RmuC — MTASMLVALVFVFAAGFGLGWLGHSARGGQRAAAAEARLAAAGDNQRLLQQSLHSANEDAARRHSAAIGAMVDPLREAVGALEQQIRQVEHHRIDAYSGLREQVAGMQRTSHRLSDQTGQLVAALRAPQVRGRWGEIQLERVVELAGMTRHCDFDTQVSRPGGDDRGVVRPDMVVRLAGGRHIVVDAKVPFSAYLDAATTDDPHARTQLLARHAKHLRAHVDQLADKAYWAAFDPAPEFVVLFVPGDPFLDAALTTDADLLEYAFGRNVILATPTTLIALLRTVAFSWRQEALSRDMATVQQLGKELYTRLGKVAEHLDNLGVNLGKAVAAFNATVGSVESRVMVTARRMHDLGIADQELPAIRLTETRPRVVAFADVEDRV, encoded by the coding sequence ATGACCGCTTCGATGCTCGTCGCGCTCGTCTTCGTCTTCGCCGCAGGCTTCGGTCTGGGCTGGTTGGGACATTCCGCCCGGGGTGGCCAACGCGCCGCCGCCGCGGAAGCCCGGCTCGCCGCCGCCGGTGACAATCAACGGTTGCTGCAGCAATCCCTGCACTCGGCCAACGAGGATGCGGCACGCAGGCATTCGGCCGCGATCGGTGCGATGGTCGATCCCCTGCGCGAGGCGGTCGGCGCGCTGGAACAGCAGATCCGGCAGGTCGAACATCATCGCATCGACGCCTACTCGGGATTGCGCGAGCAGGTCGCCGGCATGCAACGCACCTCGCATCGGCTCTCCGACCAGACCGGTCAGCTGGTCGCCGCGCTGCGCGCGCCGCAGGTGCGCGGCCGGTGGGGCGAGATCCAGCTGGAACGAGTGGTCGAGCTGGCGGGCATGACCCGCCATTGCGACTTCGACACCCAGGTGTCGCGGCCCGGCGGCGACGATCGGGGCGTGGTCCGGCCCGACATGGTGGTGCGGCTGGCCGGTGGCAGACACATCGTCGTCGACGCGAAGGTGCCGTTCTCGGCGTATCTGGACGCGGCGACCACCGACGACCCCCATGCCCGCACCCAATTACTGGCCCGCCACGCCAAGCACCTGCGCGCCCACGTCGACCAACTCGCCGACAAGGCGTATTGGGCCGCCTTCGATCCGGCACCGGAGTTCGTGGTGCTGTTCGTGCCGGGCGACCCGTTCCTCGATGCCGCGCTCACCACCGACGCCGACCTCCTGGAGTACGCGTTCGGCCGGAACGTGATCCTGGCAACCCCCACTACCTTGATCGCCCTGTTGCGGACGGTGGCGTTCAGCTGGCGACAGGAAGCGCTCTCGCGCGACATGGCAACGGTGCAGCAATTGGGCAAGGAGCTCTACACCCGGCTGGGCAAGGTCGCCGAGCATCTGGACAATCTGGGCGTGAATCTCGGTAAGGCCGTAGCGGCTTTCAACGCGACAGTGGGCTCGGTGGAGTCGCGGGTGATGGTCACCGCGCGCCGGATGCACGATCTCGGCATCGCCGATCAGGAGCTCCCGGCAATCCGGCTCACCGAGACCCGACCACGCGTCGTCGCGTTCGCCGACGTCGAGGATCGTGTCTGA
- a CDS encoding exodeoxyribonuclease VII small subunit codes for MADAGSDNTAADTLAEIAAFGYERARDELINVVKMLEQGGLDLDDSLVLWERGEALAARCEQHLAGARRRVEDALSRADLDTAD; via the coding sequence GTGGCCGACGCCGGTTCCGACAACACCGCTGCCGACACCCTGGCCGAGATCGCGGCCTTCGGCTACGAACGCGCCCGCGACGAACTCATCAACGTGGTGAAGATGCTCGAACAGGGCGGCCTCGACCTGGACGACTCGCTGGTGCTGTGGGAGCGCGGCGAAGCCCTGGCGGCCCGCTGCGAACAGCACCTCGCCGGTGCGCGCCGCCGCGTGGAAGACGCCCTGTCGCGCGCCGATCTCGACACCGCCGACTGA
- a CDS encoding 4-hydroxy-3-methylbut-2-enyl diphosphate reductase, which produces MTSAIPLNVGITRSAGANAAGGKRVLLAEPRGYCAGVDRAVETVEKALEKHGAPIYVRKEIVHNRHVVETLREQGVIFVDETDEVPEGALVVFSAHGVAPIVHETAAERNLRTIDATCPLVTKVHQEAKRFARDDFDILLIGHEGHEEVEGTAGEAPEHVQLVDGPDSVDKVTVRDPSKVIWLSQTTLSVDETMETVERLRERFPTLQDPPSDDICYATSNRQTAVKAMAPECDLVIVVGSRNSSNSVRLVEVALGAGAKAAYLVDYAREVDLAWLDSVRTIGITSGASVPEILVTGVLDLLAEHGFGEVQPVTTANETLVFSLPRELRPARRDAPSPS; this is translated from the coding sequence ATGACCTCGGCAATCCCCTTGAACGTCGGTATCACGCGCTCCGCGGGCGCGAATGCTGCCGGTGGCAAGCGCGTGCTGCTGGCGGAGCCGCGCGGCTACTGCGCAGGCGTCGACCGCGCCGTCGAGACCGTGGAGAAGGCTCTCGAGAAACACGGCGCCCCGATCTATGTGCGCAAGGAGATCGTGCACAACCGCCACGTGGTGGAAACGCTACGTGAGCAGGGCGTGATCTTCGTCGACGAGACCGACGAGGTGCCGGAGGGCGCGCTGGTCGTGTTCTCCGCGCACGGTGTCGCGCCGATCGTGCACGAGACCGCCGCCGAACGGAACCTGCGCACCATCGACGCCACCTGTCCGCTGGTCACCAAGGTGCACCAGGAAGCCAAGCGTTTCGCCCGCGACGACTTCGACATCCTGCTGATCGGCCACGAAGGCCACGAGGAAGTCGAGGGCACCGCCGGTGAGGCGCCCGAGCACGTGCAGCTGGTCGACGGGCCCGACTCGGTGGACAAAGTGACCGTGCGCGACCCGTCGAAGGTGATCTGGCTGTCGCAGACCACCCTCTCGGTCGACGAGACCATGGAGACCGTCGAGCGGCTGCGCGAACGTTTCCCGACGCTGCAGGACCCGCCCAGCGACGACATCTGCTATGCCACCTCCAACCGCCAGACCGCGGTCAAGGCGATGGCTCCCGAATGCGATCTGGTGATCGTGGTCGGTTCACGCAACTCGTCGAACTCGGTGCGGCTGGTCGAGGTGGCCCTCGGCGCGGGCGCGAAGGCGGCGTACCTGGTCGACTACGCGCGCGAGGTCGATCTGGCCTGGCTCGACAGCGTGCGAACCATCGGCATCACCTCCGGCGCGTCGGTGCCGGAGATCCTGGTGACCGGGGTCCTCGACCTGCTGGCCGAACACGGCTTCGGCGAGGTCCAGCCGGTGACCACCGCCAACGAGACACTGGTGTTCTCCCTGCCCCGTGAGCTGCGCCCCGCCCGCCGGGACGCGCCTTCACCGAGCTGA
- a CDS encoding DUF4245 domain-containing protein translates to MAQTKHRIFNDYRDLFWSLIPLVLAAVVLAGVASQCSVATNGPTQGQIPHFDADAALSSDAKTLPFPIRKPALPQGWVSNSGSRDTIAAAGGGAVSTVGYITPQGTYMRYSQTDASEEALSRQELGSRYPTGTQDVAGQKWVVYSEPTEETGWIADLDGVRILITGAGNEAAFTTLATAITSARPLAK, encoded by the coding sequence GTGGCACAGACCAAGCACCGCATTTTCAACGACTACCGCGATCTGTTCTGGTCGTTGATCCCGTTGGTGCTGGCCGCGGTGGTCTTGGCCGGGGTGGCGAGCCAGTGCTCGGTGGCGACCAACGGCCCGACGCAGGGTCAGATCCCGCATTTCGACGCCGACGCCGCGCTGAGTTCCGACGCGAAGACCCTGCCGTTCCCGATCCGCAAGCCGGCCCTGCCGCAGGGCTGGGTGTCGAACTCGGGCAGCCGCGACACCATCGCCGCCGCCGGTGGCGGTGCCGTGAGCACGGTCGGCTACATCACCCCGCAGGGCACCTACATGCGGTATTCGCAGACCGATGCCTCCGAGGAGGCGCTGTCGCGGCAGGAACTCGGCTCGCGCTACCCGACCGGAACACAGGACGTGGCCGGGCAGAAATGGGTCGTCTACTCCGAACCCACCGAGGAGACCGGCTGGATCGCCGACCTCGACGGCGTCCGCATCCTGATCACCGGTGCGGGCAACGAAGCCGCGTTCACCACCCTCGCCACAGCGATCACATCAGCTCGGCCGCTGGCGAAATAG
- a CDS encoding lipid droplet-associated protein, translated as MFRPPFLARVAAGAAVYALEETRRLPVAAVNFPITALSRVLQTTMHLQQFVTSLALKGDGVFERLGSAPAEQPEWATFDEDLEPAPNGHTSRFDLFEAAEAPQTNGKVVPASLLLLETEDEVIEPAEEPAAEEVVAPEVAIRYDYPAMTLAQLRARLRMLTVEELAQLLDFEQRTRARAPFVTMLTNRIATVQAQ; from the coding sequence ATGTTTCGACCTCCGTTCCTGGCCAGGGTGGCCGCCGGCGCCGCCGTGTACGCCTTAGAAGAGACCCGGCGACTGCCCGTCGCCGCGGTCAATTTCCCGATCACCGCGCTCAGTCGCGTGCTGCAGACCACCATGCATCTGCAGCAGTTCGTCACCAGCCTCGCGCTCAAGGGTGACGGTGTGTTCGAGCGGCTGGGTTCGGCTCCGGCCGAACAGCCCGAGTGGGCCACCTTCGACGAGGACCTCGAGCCCGCCCCCAACGGGCACACCAGCCGCTTCGACCTGTTCGAAGCGGCGGAGGCCCCGCAGACCAACGGCAAGGTCGTGCCGGCGTCCCTGCTGCTGCTCGAGACCGAGGACGAGGTCATCGAGCCCGCCGAGGAGCCGGCCGCGGAGGAGGTCGTGGCCCCCGAGGTCGCGATCCGCTACGACTACCCCGCGATGACGCTGGCCCAGCTGCGCGCCCGGCTGCGGATGCTGACCGTCGAGGAGCTGGCCCAGCTGCTGGACTTCGAACAGCGGACCCGCGCCCGCGCCCCTTTCGTCACGATGCTCACCAACCGCATCGCCACCGTCCAGGCGCAGTGA
- a CDS encoding DUF6542 domain-containing protein, translated as MAASQRARPRVPAPQRSIVPSVPGIPAWAAILLAAGATGLGFLIDGIGGETYPTGTFSALYVLGCVLAVCAVRFRGLFSVMVMPPLLLFVAVPLACQLLGGRATTSIKDVLMNLIIPLVERFPTMALATVLVLAIGGARIAIAKRAPQTARPTPERRTERKPAKRRRPEPTPDLATAARKRPRRGTAVLDEPDTEVDMASPARRPARPTEPKRPPAAAARPREPRPARGEPRAARAAAPREAEPARVPRRRGEAPPHPQPNVRYRDRADSARTERRRPDNV; from the coding sequence GTGGCTGCTTCCCAACGTGCGCGACCCCGGGTGCCCGCGCCGCAACGTTCGATCGTGCCCTCGGTACCCGGCATCCCCGCCTGGGCCGCGATTCTGCTCGCCGCGGGCGCGACAGGTCTCGGGTTCCTGATCGACGGAATCGGCGGCGAGACCTACCCGACCGGCACGTTCTCGGCGCTGTATGTGCTCGGCTGTGTCCTCGCGGTCTGCGCGGTGCGTTTCCGCGGCCTGTTCTCCGTCATGGTGATGCCGCCGCTGCTACTGTTCGTCGCGGTGCCACTGGCCTGCCAGCTGCTGGGTGGCCGCGCCACCACGTCGATCAAAGACGTGCTGATGAACCTGATCATTCCGCTGGTGGAGCGATTCCCCACGATGGCGCTGGCGACCGTGCTGGTGCTGGCGATCGGCGGCGCCAGGATCGCGATCGCCAAGCGCGCGCCCCAGACCGCGCGCCCCACCCCGGAGCGCCGGACCGAACGCAAGCCGGCCAAGCGCCGTCGCCCCGAGCCGACCCCTGATCTGGCCACCGCCGCCCGTAAGCGGCCTCGCCGCGGCACCGCGGTACTGGACGAGCCCGACACCGAGGTCGACATGGCAAGCCCGGCTCGCCGACCCGCCCGGCCCACCGAACCGAAACGCCCACCCGCCGCGGCGGCCAGGCCCCGCGAGCCCCGCCCCGCCCGCGGTGAGCCCCGCGCCGCGCGCGCCGCCGCACCCCGCGAAGCCGAACCGGCCCGTGTCCCCCGCCGTCGTGGCGAAGCACCACCGCACCCGCAGCCGAACGTGCGCTATCGGGACCGCGCCGATTCCGCTCGCACGGAACGGCGTCGCCCCGACAACGTCTGA
- the xseA gene encoding exodeoxyribonuclease VII large subunit — protein MTQDGAAQAGAPANSAEQPYPVRSVAVKVAQWIERLGSIWVEGQVTQINLRPGTRTAFLVLRDASVDMSLSLTCDPDLLRRLPVPLTEGSRVVVYGKLHFFTGRGTVSLRVTEIRAVGIGELLARIERLKALLTAEGLFDARLKRPLPFLPATIGLITGRASAAERDVVSVAQNRWPAVRFVIRNTAVQGPTAVPQMLEALSELDRDPEVEVIVLARGGGSVEDLLAFSDEALCRAVAAARTPIVSAIGHEPDNPLLDLVADLRAATPTDAAKRIVPDAAAELAGVREMRARSAAALRGWVQREEHTLAQLRSRPVLADPLRELHHRHDELERLRTAARRTVEQLLRGESTTTLHLREKLTAVGPAATLARGYAVVQRVAGPERHVVRSIEDSPAGSQLRIRVADGAVTAAALGTQRLTPETTDEKRK, from the coding sequence ATGACTCAGGACGGCGCCGCGCAGGCAGGCGCTCCGGCGAATTCGGCGGAGCAGCCGTATCCGGTGCGCTCGGTCGCGGTGAAGGTCGCCCAGTGGATCGAGCGGCTGGGCAGCATCTGGGTGGAGGGGCAGGTCACCCAGATCAATCTGCGCCCCGGCACCCGCACCGCCTTTCTGGTGCTGCGCGATGCCTCGGTGGACATGTCGCTGTCGCTGACCTGCGATCCCGACCTGTTGCGCAGGCTGCCGGTGCCGTTGACCGAGGGCAGCCGCGTAGTCGTCTACGGCAAGCTGCACTTCTTCACCGGTCGCGGCACGGTCTCGTTGCGGGTCACCGAGATTCGCGCGGTCGGCATCGGTGAGCTGCTGGCGCGGATCGAGCGGTTGAAAGCCCTGCTGACAGCGGAGGGGCTGTTCGATGCCCGGCTCAAGCGGCCGCTGCCGTTCCTGCCCGCGACGATCGGGCTGATCACCGGCCGGGCGAGCGCGGCCGAACGCGATGTCGTGTCCGTGGCCCAGAACCGGTGGCCCGCAGTCCGATTCGTCATCCGCAATACCGCGGTGCAGGGTCCGACGGCGGTGCCACAGATGCTCGAAGCGCTGAGCGAACTCGATCGCGACCCCGAGGTCGAGGTGATCGTGCTGGCGCGCGGCGGCGGCAGCGTCGAGGATCTGCTGGCCTTCTCCGACGAAGCGCTGTGCCGGGCGGTCGCCGCCGCGCGCACCCCGATCGTCAGCGCCATCGGCCACGAACCCGACAACCCCCTGCTCGACCTGGTCGCCGACCTGCGCGCGGCCACCCCCACCGACGCCGCCAAACGCATCGTCCCCGACGCCGCCGCCGAACTGGCCGGGGTCCGGGAGATGCGGGCGCGCTCGGCGGCCGCGCTGCGGGGCTGGGTTCAGCGCGAGGAACACACCCTCGCACAGTTGCGCTCGCGCCCGGTCCTCGCCGATCCCCTGCGCGAACTGCATCACCGTCACGACGAGCTGGAACGTTTGCGCACGGCCGCGCGGCGCACTGTCGAGCAACTGCTGCGCGGCGAGTCGACCACCACGCTGCACCTGCGCGAGAAGCTGACAGCGGTGGGTCCGGCCGCCACCCTGGCCCGTGGTTACGCTGTCGTGCAGCGCGTCGCCGGGCCCGAACGGCATGTCGTGCGTTCGATCGAGGACTCCCCCGCCGGCAGCCAGCTGCGCATCAGGGTTGCCGACGGAGCCGTCACCGCCGCGGCACTGGGCACCCAGCGGCTGACGCCGGAGACCACCGACGAGAAGAGGAAGTGA
- a CDS encoding FAD-binding oxidoreductase has translation MSPTESLTSLRADLGPIAFSTDTRKLRTKSRDRFAQSPVLRDLLRGRNAEIFIAPRDKDELRTAVAACARHRIPITVRGAGSGQFGQGVPLRGGAVIDVTALTGVLGWHGDPGRRLPTTVRALAGTVVADIDAAIRPSGWELRMHPSTAHQATVGGYIAGGHAGIGSCRWGILRDAGNITALEVMTVEEHPRLIELRGREVNTVHHAYGANGIITEVELPLAPAWEWHELVVSFPDFARAARFSVDICRSDGVLTKVVSPHAHPLPRYFPELAGLIPDGESMVLLMAAVQSVPNVEDLVQDNGGRIRYRCLEGKGSYGSPLYEFTWGHSMLRYQRHDDELTGLMALFPQRDLYESIVGIHREFAELGPLHVEMKRIDGGLSCQGSPVFAFESQEHLAAITERLQRAGLFIANSHTPVLGAGGMKPWGPREAAAKREFDPYGLLAQGKSDDAEDTITTSTALPNSGWSYRLS, from the coding sequence ATGTCACCCACCGAATCGCTGACGAGCCTGCGCGCCGACCTGGGTCCCATCGCCTTCTCCACCGACACCCGCAAGCTGCGTACCAAGAGCCGTGACCGGTTCGCGCAGAGTCCGGTCCTGCGAGACCTGTTGCGCGGGCGCAATGCCGAGATCTTCATCGCGCCGCGCGACAAGGACGAACTGCGCACCGCGGTGGCCGCCTGCGCGCGCCATCGCATCCCGATCACCGTGCGCGGGGCCGGTTCCGGGCAGTTCGGTCAGGGTGTGCCGCTGCGTGGTGGCGCGGTGATCGATGTCACCGCCCTCACCGGCGTCCTCGGCTGGCACGGCGACCCCGGCAGGCGCCTGCCGACGACGGTGCGCGCGCTCGCGGGCACCGTGGTCGCCGATATCGACGCCGCGATCCGCCCGTCGGGCTGGGAGCTGCGGATGCATCCGTCAACCGCGCACCAGGCCACTGTCGGTGGCTATATCGCGGGCGGGCACGCGGGTATCGGCAGCTGCCGGTGGGGCATCCTGCGCGACGCCGGCAACATCACCGCGCTGGAGGTGATGACGGTGGAGGAACATCCGCGGCTGATCGAGTTGCGCGGGCGCGAGGTGAACACCGTGCACCACGCGTACGGCGCGAACGGCATCATCACCGAGGTCGAACTGCCGCTCGCCCCGGCCTGGGAGTGGCACGAGCTGGTCGTCTCGTTTCCCGATTTCGCGCGGGCGGCCCGCTTCTCGGTCGACATCTGCCGCAGCGACGGGGTGCTCACGAAAGTGGTTTCACCCCATGCGCATCCGCTCCCGCGGTATTTTCCCGAGCTCGCCGGGCTGATTCCCGACGGCGAATCGATGGTGCTACTGATGGCCGCCGTCCAGTCGGTGCCGAACGTGGAGGATCTGGTGCAGGACAACGGCGGCCGGATCCGGTACCGCTGCCTCGAGGGCAAGGGCAGCTACGGTTCGCCCCTCTACGAGTTCACCTGGGGTCATTCGATGCTGCGCTACCAGCGGCACGACGACGAGCTCACCGGCCTGATGGCCTTGTTCCCGCAGCGGGACCTCTACGAGTCGATCGTCGGCATCCACCGTGAATTCGCCGAGTTGGGGCCGTTGCACGTGGAGATGAAGCGAATCGACGGCGGGCTGTCGTGTCAGGGCTCACCGGTGTTCGCCTTCGAGAGCCAGGAGCACTTGGCCGCGATCACCGAGCGGTTGCAGCGTGCGGGATTGTTCATCGCGAACTCGCACACCCCCGTCCTCGGCGCGGGGGGCATGAAACCGTGGGGCCCGAGAGAGGCTGCCGCCAAACGCGAGTTCGACCCTTACGGTCTGCTGGCACAGGGCAAGTCCGACGACGCCGAGGACACCATCACCACCTCGACCGCGCTGCCCAACAGCGGCTGGTCCTACCGGCTCAGCTGA
- a CDS encoding exonuclease SbcCD subunit D, with protein sequence MRILHTSDWHIGRTFHGVDLLADQARVLSAVAELVVAESVDVVVVPGDIYDRSIPNADAIGVCNRGFEAIRAAGATIIATSGNHDSPARLGAGASFAAAGGLHLCTRVADAHRPIVLPDDDGDVAFYGIPYLEPEITRLELGVPQAHSHAEILDAAMARIRADIAARPGTRTVVLAHAFVTGGEATGSERSISVGGVETVSMSAFDGIDYVALGHLHSPQQLSESVRYSGSPLPYSFGESSHRKAVWIVDLDAGGLAAVHRHELPLVRGLSRLTGTIESLLTDTEFVAAEEHYVSATLTDTTRPVDPMRKLRERFPHAVHVEWARPEGSPELHYRERVHGRRDTEVAASFLTDVRGTPSKGEMTWVERALAAAVRETDSDRAESAHEPEPSELTA encoded by the coding sequence ATGCGGATCCTGCACACCTCCGACTGGCACATCGGGCGCACCTTTCACGGGGTGGACCTGCTGGCCGATCAGGCGCGGGTGCTGTCGGCCGTCGCCGAGCTGGTCGTGGCCGAATCGGTCGACGTGGTGGTGGTGCCCGGGGACATCTACGACCGCTCCATCCCCAACGCCGATGCCATCGGGGTCTGCAATCGCGGCTTCGAGGCGATCCGTGCCGCGGGCGCGACGATCATCGCCACCTCCGGCAATCACGACTCGCCCGCCAGGCTCGGTGCGGGCGCCAGTTTCGCCGCGGCCGGGGGTCTGCACCTGTGCACGCGGGTCGCCGACGCGCACCGGCCGATCGTGCTGCCCGACGACGACGGTGACGTGGCCTTCTACGGCATCCCGTATCTGGAACCGGAGATCACCCGCCTCGAACTCGGGGTGCCCCAAGCGCATTCACACGCGGAGATCCTCGATGCCGCGATGGCGCGGATTCGCGCCGACATCGCCGCCCGGCCCGGCACGCGCACGGTGGTGCTGGCCCATGCGTTCGTGACCGGCGGCGAGGCGACGGGTTCGGAACGGTCCATCTCGGTGGGCGGGGTGGAGACGGTCTCGATGTCGGCCTTCGACGGCATCGACTATGTGGCGCTGGGGCACCTGCATTCGCCGCAGCAGCTGTCGGAGTCGGTGCGCTACAGCGGATCTCCGCTGCCGTATTCGTTCGGTGAGAGCTCACATCGCAAGGCGGTGTGGATCGTCGATCTCGATGCCGGAGGTCTGGCGGCAGTGCACCGCCACGAGCTGCCGCTGGTGCGGGGGCTCAGCAGGCTCACCGGCACCATCGAATCCCTGCTCACCGACACCGAATTCGTAGCCGCCGAGGAGCATTACGTGTCCGCTACGCTCACCGACACCACCCGTCCGGTGGACCCGATGCGTAAGCTGCGCGAGCGGTTCCCGCATGCGGTGCACGTGGAATGGGCACGACCGGAGGGTAGTCCGGAGTTGCACTATCGCGAGCGGGTGCACGGACGTCGTGACACCGAGGTCGCGGCGAGCTTCCTGACCGACGTGCGTGGCACACCGAGCAAGGGGGAGATGACATGGGTGGAGCGGGCGCTGGCCGCGGCGGTTCGCGAAACCGACTCGGACCGAGCCGAATCCGCCCACGAGCCGGAGCCCTCGGAGCTGACTGCGTGA
- the glpX gene encoding class II fructose-bisphosphatase: MTASSPAPSRREAPDRNLALELVRVTEAGAMASGRWVGRGDKEGGDGAAVDAMRQLVSSVSMKGIVVIGEGEKDEAPMLYNGELVGDGTGPEVDFAVDPVDGTTLMSKGSPGAISVLAVAERGAMFDPSAVFYMHKIAVGPDAAGSIDITAPIGENIRRVAKAKRLSVSDLTVCILDRPRHEDTIQQARDAGARIRLISDGDVAGAIAAARPESGVDILVGIGGTPEGIIAAAALRCLGGELQGMLAPKDDEERQKAIDAGHDLDRVLSTNDLVSGDNVFFCATGVTDGDLLRGVRYYAGGASTQSIVMRSKSGTVRMIDAYHRLTKLREYSSVDFDGDDSANPPLP, from the coding sequence ATGACGGCATCATCGCCCGCCCCCAGCCGCCGCGAGGCACCCGATCGCAACCTCGCACTGGAGCTGGTCCGCGTCACCGAGGCAGGTGCGATGGCAAGTGGCCGTTGGGTCGGCCGTGGCGACAAGGAAGGCGGCGACGGCGCGGCCGTCGACGCCATGCGTCAGCTCGTCAGCTCGGTGTCCATGAAGGGCATCGTCGTCATCGGCGAGGGCGAGAAGGACGAAGCGCCGATGCTCTACAACGGTGAGCTCGTCGGCGACGGCACCGGCCCCGAGGTCGACTTCGCCGTCGACCCGGTCGACGGCACCACCCTGATGTCGAAGGGCTCCCCCGGCGCCATCTCGGTGCTCGCGGTCGCCGAGCGCGGCGCCATGTTCGACCCGTCCGCGGTGTTCTACATGCACAAGATCGCCGTCGGCCCCGATGCCGCGGGCTCGATCGACATCACCGCCCCGATCGGCGAGAACATCCGCCGCGTCGCCAAGGCCAAGCGCCTGTCGGTGTCCGATCTGACCGTCTGCATCCTGGACCGTCCCCGCCACGAGGACACCATCCAGCAGGCCCGCGACGCGGGCGCCCGCATCCGCCTCATCTCCGACGGTGACGTCGCGGGAGCCATCGCCGCCGCCCGTCCCGAGTCCGGCGTCGACATCCTGGTCGGCATCGGTGGCACCCCCGAGGGCATCATCGCCGCCGCCGCGCTGCGCTGCCTCGGCGGCGAACTGCAGGGCATGCTGGCCCCGAAGGACGACGAAGAGCGGCAGAAGGCGATCGACGCGGGCCACGACCTGGACCGCGTGCTCTCGACCAACGACCTGGTCTCCGGCGACAACGTGTTCTTCTGCGCCACCGGCGTCACCGACGGCGACCTGCTGCGCGGCGTGCGCTACTACGCGGGCGGCGCGTCGACCCAGTCGATCGTGATGCGGTCCAAGTCGGGCACCGTACGCATGATCGACGCCTACCACCGCCTGACGAAGCTGCGCGAGTACTCCTCGGTCGACTTCGACGGCGACGACAGCGCGAACCCGCCACTGCCCTGA